The Helicoverpa armigera isolate CAAS_96S chromosome 25, ASM3070526v1, whole genome shotgun sequence genome has a window encoding:
- the LOC110381444 gene encoding homologous-pairing protein 2 homolog produces MASEAVLKYLVDTNRPYSCADVTVNLRGAFPKSAIQKALDALSEAGKIKCKLYGKQKVYAAIQVDTVTEESDKTDYDALFKTLTQELADKTNALKTVEINLKNLTSTPTTDSAKTTIDEIKNRTEATEKKLDILKTSTEVVSVEEKKIIMTEHEKLLKEYRKRKRICSDMLDAVLEGYPKSKKTLIEELCIETDEMVNFKLMTNS; encoded by the exons atggctAGTGAGGCAGTGTTAAAATACTTAGTAGACACGAATCGTCCGTATTCTTGTGCAGATGTGACAGTAAATTTGCGCGGAGCGTTTCCTAAGTCAGCAATACAAAAAGCATTGGACGCTTTGAGTGAAGCTGGTAAAATCAAGTGCAAATTGTATGGAAAACAAAAAGTTTACGCTGCTATACAAGTAGACACAGTTACTGAAGAGAGTGATAAAACCG ACTATGATGCCTTATTCAAAACTCTCACTCAAGAACTAGCAGACAAAACAAATGCCTTAAAAACTGttgaaataaatcttaaaaatttAACATCAACACCAACCACAGATTCAGCAAAAACAACTattgatgaaattaaaaatagaacagagGCAACTGAAAAAAAGTTGGATATATTGAAAACCTCCACAGAGGTTGTAAGTgttgaagaaaagaaaattattatgacTGAGCATGAGAAATTGTTGAaagaatatag aaaacGCAAAAGAATTTGCAGTGATATGCTAGATGCTGTCCTAGAAGGGTATCCTAAATCTAAAAAGACATTGATTGAAGAACTCTGTATAGAAACAGATGAAATGGTTAATTTTAAGTTGATGACTAACTCTTGA